The [Eubacterium] siraeum genome contains a region encoding:
- a CDS encoding sporulation protein YqfD, whose translation MKRRKARAAFAAYITINGLGGFQEKFISELITNDIQIYEICQGKDGFTAVIKPYSYLKTARIARKHGIRLRVAERQGFIFRLLPLRKRWGLVTGALCCCAVIVLLSQFVWRIDIIGNSEVTDTQICAVMEKNGLMPGCSRKSFDEWVCEQSAMAEIGRLSWVAVERQGSRVSVKVAETNEPEPAEIPIETPCNVISDFDGQLIYTEIYKGKLQTTVGSGIVKGQLIISGTVNDNGGHIVYVHADGLLKAECEQTEEFFLPFEQTRSVKTDEKYYSTYLMFGSFALPLPWEHYEAENMDGFTYSEDTYNVSILGADTPYRYKRGVYTRLSEKTVRYTARDIMTQLEKQKKDYEENFLSQCRILSDEREICTEENGIRMTVKYKLERNIGVKQPITVLY comes from the coding sequence ATGAAGAGAAGAAAAGCAAGGGCAGCATTTGCCGCATATATCACGATAAATGGGCTTGGCGGTTTTCAGGAGAAGTTTATAAGCGAGCTTATAACAAACGATATTCAGATATATGAAATATGTCAGGGCAAAGACGGCTTTACGGCTGTCATAAAGCCATACAGCTATCTTAAAACGGCGAGGATAGCAAGAAAACACGGAATACGGCTCAGAGTTGCCGAAAGGCAAGGCTTTATATTCAGGCTTTTGCCGCTAAGGAAAAGATGGGGGCTTGTTACCGGCGCATTGTGCTGTTGCGCTGTAATAGTCCTGCTGTCGCAATTTGTATGGAGGATAGACATCATCGGAAACAGCGAGGTCACCGACACACAGATATGTGCCGTGATGGAGAAAAACGGCCTTATGCCCGGCTGCAGCAGAAAGTCTTTTGACGAATGGGTATGCGAGCAATCTGCAATGGCTGAAATCGGCAGGCTGTCATGGGTGGCGGTCGAACGGCAGGGGAGCAGAGTATCTGTAAAGGTTGCTGAAACAAACGAACCTGAGCCTGCGGAAATTCCGATAGAAACACCTTGCAACGTAATAAGCGACTTTGACGGTCAGCTTATCTATACGGAAATATATAAGGGTAAGCTGCAAACTACCGTCGGGAGCGGAATAGTAAAGGGTCAGCTTATCATAAGCGGTACTGTCAACGATAACGGAGGACATATCGTATATGTTCACGCAGACGGACTGCTAAAAGCCGAGTGCGAGCAGACAGAAGAATTTTTTCTTCCGTTTGAGCAGACCCGAAGCGTGAAAACGGACGAGAAATATTATTCAACCTATCTGATGTTCGGCTCTTTCGCCTTGCCGCTTCCGTGGGAGCATTATGAGGCGGAGAATATGGATGGCTTTACCTACAGCGAGGATACATATAATGTAAGCATTCTCGGTGCAGACACACCGTACAGATATAAAAGGGGAGTTTACACAAGGCTGTCGGAGAAAACCGTCAGATATACCGCCCGTGACATAATGACACAGCTTGAAAAGCAGAAAAAGGATTATGAAGAAAATTTCCTTTCGCAGTGCAGGATACTTTCGGATGAAAGAGAGATCTGTACGGAAGAAAACGGTATCAGAATGACAGTGAAATATAAGCTGGAGCGTAATATCGGCGTAAAGCAACCGATTACTGTTTTATATTGA
- the ybeY gene encoding rRNA maturation RNase YbeY: MSEKKTPKIYMSFRNNQKAIEVPNGLRTVIRKCIAETLRVTDFVGDADVSVTLVDNERIKRINKEFRDKNKVTDVISFPLGAYDEYDVNPENGAYMLGDIVISMEKAHAQAIEYGHSLVREVGFLATHSTLHLLGYDHEDDPDGEKVMLELQDLVLNNLKITRE, from the coding sequence ATGTCTGAGAAGAAAACACCAAAAATATATATGTCCTTCAGAAACAACCAGAAAGCAATAGAAGTACCTAACGGTCTTCGTACCGTTATAAGAAAGTGCATAGCAGAAACGCTGAGAGTTACCGATTTTGTCGGTGACGCAGACGTATCGGTAACACTTGTTGACAACGAGCGGATAAAACGCATCAATAAGGAGTTCCGTGACAAGAACAAGGTCACCGATGTAATATCGTTTCCGCTCGGAGCATATGACGAGTATGACGTAAATCCCGAAAACGGTGCTTATATGCTCGGGGATATTGTAATTTCAATGGAGAAGGCACACGCACAGGCGATAGAATACGGCCATTCTCTTGTAAGGGAGGTCGGCTTTTTAGCCACGCATTCAACGCTTCATCTTCTCGGATACGATCACGAGGACGATCCCGACGGAGAAAAGGTGATGCTTGAACTGCAGGACCTTGTGCTGAACAACCTTAAGATCACACGGGAATAA
- the recO gene encoding DNA repair protein RecO, whose protein sequence is MLITLKGLVIGQRIIGENSCFLDLFTDKLGMIEVMAHGAKKIGGKNSGAASLFSYATFCVSRSSKGYTLNSAEPICSFYNISADIEALSLAAYFADIIKYCATSEEEHEDLLRFTCMTYFQLEKQKLPLRFIKAIFEFRFLSRIGFMPDLRACRQCIAYKSETMMFLPVEGIIYCSDCFEEHSELVEKNVFALNPTLLHTLRYVAYSETDKMYRFRISKENEKLFSAIAEFYLLAQLNRSFPTLDYYKNIAIET, encoded by the coding sequence ATGCTTATTACGCTGAAAGGGCTTGTTATCGGGCAGCGCATTATAGGCGAGAACAGCTGTTTTCTTGACCTGTTCACTGACAAGCTCGGAATGATAGAGGTTATGGCGCACGGCGCAAAGAAGATAGGCGGAAAGAATTCGGGTGCCGCATCGCTTTTCAGCTATGCAACGTTCTGCGTCAGCCGCAGCAGTAAAGGATATACGCTTAACAGTGCAGAGCCTATATGCAGTTTCTATAACATATCTGCGGATATTGAGGCACTGTCGCTTGCGGCATATTTTGCCGATATAATAAAATACTGTGCCACATCCGAGGAGGAGCATGAGGATCTGCTGAGATTTACCTGCATGACATATTTTCAGCTTGAAAAGCAGAAGCTGCCGCTTCGTTTCATAAAAGCAATATTTGAGTTCAGGTTTCTCTCAAGGATAGGTTTTATGCCCGATCTCAGAGCCTGTCGGCAATGTATAGCCTACAAGAGCGAAACGATGATGTTTTTACCCGTTGAGGGTATCATCTATTGTTCGGATTGTTTTGAAGAACACAGCGAGCTTGTAGAAAAGAATGTATTCGCTCTTAACCCCACGCTTTTACATACGCTGAGATATGTCGCATATTCCGAAACCGACAAAATGTACCGTTTCAGAATCTCAAAGGAAAACGAAAAGCTGTTTTCCGCAATTGCGGAATTCTACCTTCTGGCACAGCTTAACAGATCGTTTCCCACACTTGATTATTATAAAAATATCGCAATCGAAACATAG
- a CDS encoding YabP/YqfC family sporulation protein has product MNVDKLAMRYEQLKNKTRRHSFITLKDNRSAELECCRKILKFEDNIIELEIPCGIVRIIGIGLKFKTFGYDSVKISGKIHSVGFEQANHGEAEE; this is encoded by the coding sequence ATGAACGTCGATAAGTTAGCAATGAGATATGAACAGCTTAAAAACAAAACACGCAGGCATTCGTTTATCACGCTGAAGGACAACAGGAGCGCCGAACTGGAATGCTGCAGGAAAATACTGAAATTCGAGGATAATATAATTGAACTGGAGATTCCGTGCGGAATAGTGAGGATTATCGGTATCGGGCTGAAATTCAAGACATTCGGTTACGACAGCGTGAAAATATCGGGGAAAATACATTCGGTAGGGTTTGAACAGGCAAATCACGGCGAAGCGGAGGAATAA
- a CDS encoding extracellular solute-binding protein: MVNLKRIMAGIIAGATVVSMAACSNSTTDSTTTSSDTETTIDDEIENPVSVGDISIDAGEEVEPAELEYLGGYDITTAGDVKPAYKYFSENYGCTIKCTLVGSMQIQEKLTTAISSGESPDLVDYSDDTFPLLMSKNMYTPLEEYMNMSAPQWAGVESYINQYKWGGKNYYYPWAYNVSPNFLVYNRGVFEQIGIEDPKELYDKGEWTWDTMTDCIRKFIDSDADGNRTGLYGATAYSAQSFINSTGTALISVGADGKLVQNFSNANVDRAANFMQTLKNEGLASFQEGVIDVDTTPIKEGTAAFQGMGEWIISGYAKLMQKDDTLDYFFVPFPRDPEADEYYYSMSTFGYLVPAGSKYAKQASVFINCCRLSFTDEDLRATTKGSIMRNKKYTDEMYDFLMSFKDIDNLHAVIDNPYGLDETTSQIIRDVLGNTLFEMYSEQYQGQTWTQMREASLGTINKQIEYYNGLL; this comes from the coding sequence ATGGTAAATTTAAAACGAATAATGGCAGGCATAATTGCAGGTGCAACTGTGGTTTCAATGGCTGCCTGCTCAAACAGCACCACAGACAGTACAACGACATCTTCCGATACCGAAACAACGATTGATGACGAGATTGAAAATCCGGTCAGCGTTGGCGATATAAGTATTGACGCAGGTGAAGAAGTAGAACCCGCAGAACTTGAATATCTCGGTGGTTATGATATAACAACCGCAGGCGATGTTAAGCCGGCATACAAATATTTCTCGGAGAATTACGGCTGTACAATAAAATGCACGTTAGTCGGTTCTATGCAGATTCAGGAAAAGCTGACTACAGCTATTTCTTCCGGTGAGTCACCTGACCTTGTTGACTATTCAGACGACACTTTCCCTTTACTTATGTCAAAAAATATGTACACACCGCTTGAAGAATATATGAATATGTCAGCACCTCAGTGGGCAGGAGTTGAGTCGTATATAAACCAGTACAAGTGGGGCGGAAAGAATTATTACTACCCCTGGGCTTATAATGTTTCCCCAAACTTCCTTGTATATAACCGTGGCGTTTTTGAGCAGATTGGCATTGAAGATCCCAAAGAGCTTTACGACAAGGGTGAATGGACATGGGATACAATGACGGACTGCATCAGAAAGTTCATTGATTCTGATGCTGACGGCAACAGAACAGGCTTATACGGTGCGACTGCATATTCAGCTCAGTCGTTTATAAACAGTACCGGTACGGCGCTTATTTCAGTCGGAGCTGACGGTAAGCTGGTGCAGAACTTCAGCAACGCAAATGTTGACAGAGCCGCTAACTTTATGCAGACGCTTAAAAACGAAGGTCTTGCATCGTTCCAGGAAGGTGTCATAGATGTTGACACCACACCTATCAAGGAAGGCACAGCGGCATTTCAGGGCATGGGCGAATGGATTATTTCAGGCTATGCAAAATTAATGCAGAAAGATGATACGCTTGATTATTTCTTCGTTCCATTCCCCAGAGATCCGGAAGCTGATGAATATTATTATTCAATGTCTACATTCGGATATCTTGTTCCGGCAGGCTCAAAATATGCTAAACAGGCGTCGGTATTTATTAACTGCTGCCGTCTTAGCTTTACTGATGAAGATCTCAGGGCTACAACAAAAGGCAGTATCATGAGAAACAAGAAGTACACCGATGAAATGTACGATTTTCTTATGAGCTTCAAGGATATCGACAACTTACATGCTGTAATTGATAACCCTTACGGACTTGACGAAACTACAAGTCAGATAATCAGGGATGTTCTCGGTAATACACTGTTTGAAATGTACTCAGAACAGTATCAGGGTCAGACATGGACGCAGATGCGTGAGGCAAGCCTCGGCACGATAAATAAGCAGATAGAGTATTATAACGGTCTTCTCTGA
- a CDS encoding diacylglycerol kinase family protein, whose protein sequence is MFKRLANSFKYAARGIWFCISHEMNMRIHIVATMCVLYLSQFYNFTKEQFILLIITCVTVISAEMMNTAIEVVIDKVSPGYSALAKVGKDVAAGAVFVTAVAAVIIGVILFWDIEKFKIIFEFFTGDIWNLAMLTAFACLSYLFIAKGKKRNIKGKMKNE, encoded by the coding sequence GTGTTTAAAAGACTTGCTAACAGTTTTAAATATGCGGCAAGAGGAATATGGTTCTGTATCAGTCATGAGATGAATATGCGTATACACATTGTTGCGACAATGTGTGTGCTGTATCTGTCGCAATTCTATAATTTCACAAAGGAACAGTTCATATTGCTGATAATAACCTGCGTGACGGTTATTTCCGCCGAAATGATGAATACAGCTATAGAGGTAGTCATCGACAAGGTTTCACCGGGCTACTCGGCGCTTGCAAAGGTCGGAAAAGACGTTGCCGCAGGCGCAGTATTCGTAACGGCGGTTGCGGCAGTGATAATCGGCGTGATACTGTTCTGGGATATTGAAAAATTTAAGATTATCTTTGAGTTTTTTACGGGTGACATATGGAATCTGGCAATGCTGACAGCGTTTGCCTGCCTTTCGTATCTGTTTATAGCGAAAGGAAAGAAAAGAAATATCAAAGGAAAGATGAAAAATGAATAA
- the gap gene encoding type I glyceraldehyde-3-phosphate dehydrogenase, whose translation MSVKVAINGFGRIGRLAFRQMFGAEGYEVVAINDLTKPSMLAQLLKYDTAQGGYCGKIGENLHTVTADDEAGTITVDGKTLKIYAMAKANELPWGEIGVDVVLECTGFYCSKDKAQAHIDAGAKKVVISAPAGNDLPTIVYSVNEKTLTADDKIISAASCTTNCLAPMAKALNDYAPIQSGIMSTIHAYTGDQMILDGPHRKGDLRRARAGAANIVPNSTGAAKAIGLVIPELNGKLIGSAQRVPVPTGSTTILTAVVKGADVTKEGINAAMKAAASESFGYNEDAIVSSDVIGMRFGSLFDATQTMVAKIADDLYEVQVVSWYDNENSYTSQMVRTIKYFAEI comes from the coding sequence ATGTCAGTTAAAGTTGCTATTAACGGTTTCGGCCGTATCGGACGTCTTGCTTTCAGACAGATGTTCGGCGCAGAAGGTTATGAGGTAGTTGCAATCAACGACCTTACAAAGCCCTCAATGCTCGCTCAGCTTTTAAAGTATGATACAGCACAGGGCGGTTACTGTGGTAAGATAGGTGAGAACCTTCACACAGTTACTGCTGATGACGAAGCAGGCACAATCACAGTTGACGGCAAGACACTCAAGATCTATGCTATGGCTAAGGCTAATGAGCTTCCCTGGGGCGAAATCGGTGTTGACGTAGTTCTCGAATGCACAGGTTTCTACTGCTCAAAGGACAAGGCACAGGCTCACATCGATGCAGGTGCTAAGAAGGTTGTTATTTCTGCTCCCGCAGGTAACGATCTGCCCACAATCGTTTACAGCGTAAACGAAAAGACTCTTACAGCTGATGACAAGATCATCTCTGCTGCATCTTGCACAACAAACTGCCTCGCTCCTATGGCTAAGGCTCTTAACGATTATGCTCCTATCCAGAGCGGTATCATGAGCACAATCCACGCTTACACAGGCGACCAGATGATCCTCGACGGTCCTCACAGAAAGGGCGACCTCAGAAGAGCAAGAGCAGGTGCTGCTAACATCGTTCCTAACTCAACAGGTGCTGCTAAGGCTATCGGCCTTGTTATCCCTGAGCTGAACGGTAAGCTCATCGGTTCTGCACAGAGAGTTCCTGTTCCTACAGGTTCTACAACAATCCTTACAGCTGTTGTTAAGGGTGCAGACGTAACTAAGGAAGGCATCAACGCTGCTATGAAGGCTGCTGCTTCTGAGTCTTTCGGTTACAATGAAGATGCAATCGTTTCTTCTGACGTTATCGGTATGAGATTCGGTTCACTCTTTGATGCTACACAGACAATGGTAGCTAAGATCGCTGATGATCTGTACGAAGTTCAGGTTGTTTCATGGTATGACAACGAGAACTCTTACACATCACAGATGGTAAGAACAATCAAGTACTTTGCTGAAATATAA
- the era gene encoding GTPase Era, with protein sequence MNNPKSVFVAIAGRPNAGKSTLTNYLVGEKIAIVSDKPQTTRTRINGVLTKGETQYVFIDTPGMHKAKNKLSDQMLKSIRESVTDVDVILMMADATKKISPIEHNLIDSFKDRKTDVVLLINKVDLVKDKSELLSLIKEYSELYDFKEIIPISVRQRIGVEEIMPVIDRYVKLSPHYFDDELPTDQAEKVWLAEIVREKILRNMNEEIPHGTAVYVETMEVRQKPNGKEIVDIGIVIVCEKASHKGMIIGKQGSMLKKIGSEAREDMQDYFGCKVNMQIWVKVKEDWRNRESDIADFGLKAD encoded by the coding sequence ATGAATAATCCTAAATCGGTATTTGTGGCTATTGCAGGCAGACCTAACGCCGGCAAATCCACGCTTACAAACTATCTTGTAGGCGAAAAGATAGCTATTGTCAGCGACAAACCGCAGACAACAAGAACAAGAATAAACGGCGTACTTACAAAAGGCGAAACGCAGTATGTGTTCATAGATACGCCCGGTATGCATAAAGCAAAGAACAAGCTGTCGGATCAGATGCTCAAATCCATAAGAGAGAGCGTGACCGATGTTGACGTGATACTTATGATGGCAGATGCGACCAAGAAGATTTCTCCGATAGAGCATAATCTTATCGACAGCTTCAAGGACAGAAAGACAGATGTCGTTCTGCTTATAAACAAGGTCGATTTAGTAAAGGACAAGTCCGAGCTTCTTTCTCTTATAAAGGAATACAGCGAGCTTTACGATTTCAAGGAGATAATTCCGATAAGCGTAAGGCAGAGGATAGGTGTTGAAGAAATAATGCCTGTAATCGACAGATATGTAAAGCTGTCGCCGCATTATTTTGACGATGAGCTTCCGACCGACCAGGCGGAAAAGGTATGGCTTGCGGAAATTGTCCGTGAAAAGATACTCAGAAATATGAACGAGGAGATTCCGCACGGAACAGCCGTTTATGTCGAAACGATGGAGGTAAGGCAGAAGCCCAACGGCAAGGAGATTGTCGATATAGGCATAGTCATCGTCTGCGAAAAAGCGTCGCATAAGGGCATGATTATCGGAAAGCAGGGCTCAATGCTTAAAAAGATAGGCTCTGAGGCAAGAGAAGATATGCAGGACTATTTCGGCTGTAAGGTCAATATGCAGATATGGGTAAAGGTAAAAGAGGACTGGAGAAACAGAGAATCCGACATTGCCGACTTCGGACTTAAGGCCGACTGA
- a CDS encoding peptidylprolyl isomerase, with translation MVKKILAGILCAATMITLSVGCSDSAAPGASTDPSAKITGNTGEVKLEKGDKYAVMTIKDYGDITIKLYPDAAPKGTQNFIDLANSGFYNGKTFHRVVADFMAQGGKDFTGKTNVESFGIETNYNMRHFYGAFCYANALGNNSTEFYIVNNKKSQDYSSFSTARIDNNIQGYEDYAKQYDKNSQEYTYYMFQANYYRNLKQFIENMDDATKAKYKEVGGTPSLDGNYTVFGQTVDGFDVLDKISAVEVETNDAMGGKEVSKPKTEIIIEKVEIKDYE, from the coding sequence ATGGTTAAAAAAATATTAGCAGGCATTTTATGTGCCGCAACAATGATTACATTATCGGTAGGATGCTCAGACAGTGCCGCTCCCGGTGCGTCAACCGACCCTTCGGCAAAGATAACAGGCAACACGGGTGAGGTAAAGCTTGAAAAGGGCGACAAATATGCCGTAATGACAATAAAAGACTACGGCGATATTACAATTAAGTTATATCCCGATGCCGCACCTAAGGGTACGCAGAATTTCATCGACCTTGCAAACAGCGGATTCTACAACGGAAAAACGTTCCACAGGGTAGTTGCCGACTTTATGGCACAGGGCGGTAAGGATTTTACGGGAAAGACAAACGTTGAAAGCTTCGGCATAGAAACAAACTACAATATGCGCCATTTCTACGGTGCATTCTGCTACGCCAACGCACTCGGCAATAATTCCACAGAGTTCTACATCGTAAACAACAAGAAATCGCAGGATTACAGCAGCTTCAGTACAGCCAGAATCGACAACAACATTCAGGGCTATGAGGACTACGCAAAGCAGTACGATAAGAATTCTCAGGAATATACCTACTATATGTTCCAGGCAAACTACTACAGAAACTTAAAGCAGTTCATAGAGAATATGGATGACGCTACAAAGGCAAAGTACAAGGAAGTCGGCGGCACTCCCTCTCTTGACGGTAACTACACCGTGTTCGGTCAGACGGTAGACGGCTTTGACGTTCTTGACAAGATTTCTGCCGTTGAGGTTGAAACAAACGACGCTATGGGCGGCAAAGAAGTAAGTAAGCCCAAAACGGAAATAATAATCGAAAAAGTCGAGATAAAGGATTACGAATAA
- a CDS encoding PhoH family protein, with translation MTEKAVSIQDMSRIHLIFGDFDNNINIIQKEYKVSIFTRDDEIRIKGDENAVDNAEQVIKTLISTVEKGETPTEQSVRYAISMTNEGKGEEVQTLTADCICVSHTGKPIKAKTVGQSKYVNSIKKNTIVFGVGPAGTGKTYLAVALAVRAFKAHEVQRIILTRPAVEAGEKLGFLPGDLQNKVDPYLRPLYDALFDMMGSEAFQRNMERGCIEVAPLAYMRGRTLDDSFIILDEAQNTTPEQMKMFLTRLGFNSKMVITGDITQIDLPDSKRSGLVEATKILKNIEDIAINRFTEKDVVRHRLVQDIVRAYEQYNERKKS, from the coding sequence ATGACAGAAAAAGCTGTTAGCATTCAGGATATGAGCCGGATTCACCTTATTTTCGGTGACTTTGACAACAATATCAACATTATTCAGAAGGAATATAAGGTTTCGATATTCACCCGTGACGATGAGATACGCATAAAAGGCGATGAAAACGCTGTGGATAACGCAGAGCAGGTAATAAAAACGCTGATTTCAACCGTTGAAAAAGGTGAAACTCCGACCGAGCAGAGCGTAAGATACGCTATTTCTATGACAAACGAGGGAAAGGGTGAGGAGGTACAGACGCTTACCGCGGACTGTATCTGCGTCAGCCATACAGGAAAGCCGATAAAGGCGAAAACGGTCGGTCAGTCGAAATATGTAAACAGCATAAAGAAAAACACCATAGTGTTCGGAGTAGGTCCTGCCGGTACGGGTAAGACATATCTTGCCGTAGCGCTTGCGGTAAGGGCGTTCAAGGCGCACGAGGTGCAACGTATAATTCTTACACGTCCTGCCGTGGAGGCGGGCGAGAAGCTCGGATTTCTGCCGGGCGACCTGCAGAACAAGGTCGACCCTTATCTGCGTCCGCTGTATGACGCACTTTTCGATATGATGGGGTCTGAAGCGTTTCAGCGTAATATGGAGCGAGGCTGTATAGAAGTCGCTCCGCTTGCGTATATGCGAGGCAGAACGCTTGATGACAGCTTTATAATACTTGACGAGGCGCAGAATACGACTCCCGAACAGATGAAGATGTTTCTGACCCGACTCGGCTTTAACAGCAAGATGGTCATAACGGGCGATATTACCCAGATTGACCTGCCTGATTCAAAACGTTCGGGACTTGTCGAGGCGACAAAGATATTGAAGAATATCGAAGACATCGCCATCAACCGTTTTACAGAAAAGGACGTTGTGCGTCACAGGCTGGTACAGGATATAGTAAGAGCCTATGAGCAGTACAATGAAAGAAAGAAAAGCTGA